A genomic stretch from candidate division WOR-3 bacterium includes:
- a CDS encoding ABC transporter substrate-binding protein, producing MTKLLTAIIIVLSLVLVGVILYPQLQENRPQHLRFACDSSVAALPFIVAVQDTLFTKNRIDPELVFYSDPEKALDELFAGNIDVGIFPWSTVFKRIAAKGETLKVFMAVEFRPTLPVDAIAKPAKGKIKTVNDLKDKRLGYPPVLRDYLPLLLASANLLPANVKLTEVPLTTLPSRLAAGEFDAVWVLEPYITLIDFTKFDTLSALTTKYITSPFPAYAIGFSPEFLKKTTKNQRTRLKIALDAAVDRIDAQPNEVKKVLSRFFFGNDTTGTGARLPLFQKIAEINKPGIQTLASRMLTLGILTDTLDTRGIFAQPAQLMR from the coding sequence ATGACGAAACTTTTAACCGCAATTATCATTGTCCTCAGTCTGGTTCTGGTAGGTGTAATCCTGTACCCCCAATTACAGGAAAATCGGCCCCAGCATCTTCGTTTCGCCTGTGACAGTTCGGTTGCGGCTTTGCCATTCATCGTTGCGGTTCAGGATACCCTGTTTACAAAAAACCGCATTGACCCCGAACTGGTATTCTACTCCGACCCGGAAAAAGCCCTTGATGAACTGTTTGCCGGCAACATCGATGTCGGCATCTTCCCCTGGAGTACGGTATTTAAACGCATCGCGGCTAAAGGTGAAACTCTTAAGGTGTTTATGGCGGTTGAATTTCGACCCACCTTACCGGTCGATGCAATCGCCAAACCGGCAAAAGGGAAAATCAAAACGGTCAACGACCTTAAAGACAAAAGACTTGGTTATCCACCGGTGCTGCGTGACTATCTACCGCTCCTCCTCGCCAGTGCCAACCTGCTGCCGGCAAATGTTAAACTTACCGAAGTTCCGCTCACGACATTACCATCCCGTCTCGCTGCCGGCGAGTTTGATGCGGTGTGGGTTCTGGAACCATACATCACCCTTATTGACTTTACGAAATTCGATACGCTGAGTGCCCTGACAACAAAGTATATCACCAGTCCATTTCCCGCCTATGCGATTGGTTTCAGCCCCGAGTTCTTGAAGAAAACCACCAAGAATCAGCGCACCAGGCTCAAAATCGCACTTGATGCGGCGGTTGACCGTATTGATGCTCAACCCAACGAGGTAAAGAAAGTGCTTAGTCGATTCTTCTTCGGCAACGACACCACCGGCACAGGCGCTCGTCTACCACTGTTTCAGAAAATCGCCGAGATTAACAAACCTGGAATCCAGACCCTCGCGAGCCGGATGCTTACGCTCGGCATTTTGACCGATACCCTTGATACCCGGGGCATATTTGCCCAGCCGGCACAGCTGATGCGTTAA
- the dnaX gene encoding DNA polymerase III subunit gamma/tau, translating to MLTRKVLTLKYRPQTFAELLIQDHVRNTLTRAIELNRLANAYLFSGPRGVGKTTTARILAKSLNCLSFDKPTTTPCNQCSACVEIAESRSMDVLEIDGASNRGIDQVRELRENIKYSPASLRYKIYIIDEVHMLTTEAFNALLKTLEEPPAHAKFILATTAAHKVPPTITSRCQRFDFRKATPAEIVQRLTWIAERENIKISPEALTAIARRADGAIRDAEGLLEQLATYSPEGVELSHAEELLGLVPANLFFEYAELLATGNARGLFEFIDRLFTSGYDFIEFYSGAVTHFRNLLVAKLNGLPPEAGFSAEELDRINKQAARFSREQLMEILKLLSENETAARYSQIPRLLLEIVSLKLLGENLVPTAQNQHLAREKTNDPSPTPPNPPPANELEQVYCQLCSRLAAQKAPLAALLKLGTPTAYDSSIFKVTFPREHKGIILQIEKHQKLIDSILSEITGKPTRLNACVRQENKPDHLKDKLKKHFGEVEEQ from the coding sequence ATGCTCACTCGTAAAGTTTTAACACTTAAGTATCGGCCCCAGACTTTCGCTGAACTTCTGATTCAAGACCATGTCCGCAATACCCTGACCCGTGCCATTGAACTCAACCGGCTTGCCAATGCCTATCTCTTCAGTGGACCGCGTGGTGTCGGCAAAACAACGACCGCTCGCATACTGGCAAAAAGTCTCAACTGTCTTTCCTTTGACAAACCAACGACCACACCCTGCAACCAGTGTTCCGCTTGCGTCGAAATCGCTGAATCCCGAAGTATGGATGTTCTGGAAATCGACGGTGCCTCCAACCGGGGAATTGACCAGGTGCGGGAACTGCGAGAAAACATAAAGTACTCTCCGGCCAGCCTGCGCTACAAAATTTACATCATCGATGAAGTGCATATGCTGACGACTGAGGCTTTCAATGCTTTACTTAAAACGCTGGAAGAACCACCTGCCCATGCGAAATTTATCCTTGCAACGACCGCCGCCCACAAAGTACCGCCCACCATTACCTCGCGCTGTCAGCGGTTTGATTTTCGCAAAGCGACCCCGGCAGAAATTGTTCAGCGCCTCACCTGGATTGCCGAAAGAGAAAACATCAAAATTAGCCCGGAGGCATTGACCGCTATTGCTCGTCGAGCCGATGGCGCAATCCGGGATGCTGAAGGACTATTGGAACAACTCGCCACCTATAGTCCGGAAGGGGTCGAACTTTCTCACGCTGAGGAACTTCTTGGCCTTGTCCCAGCAAACCTTTTTTTCGAATACGCTGAACTACTGGCAACCGGAAACGCCCGCGGCTTGTTTGAGTTTATCGACCGGCTCTTTACATCAGGCTACGACTTTATCGAGTTTTACTCTGGAGCGGTCACCCACTTCCGCAACCTGCTTGTCGCTAAACTGAATGGCTTACCTCCTGAGGCGGGCTTCTCCGCTGAAGAGCTCGACCGAATAAATAAACAAGCCGCCCGGTTCTCCCGCGAACAACTTATGGAGATTCTCAAACTGTTAAGTGAAAACGAAACAGCGGCTCGTTACTCTCAGATTCCCCGCTTGCTGCTGGAAATTGTGTCGCTGAAACTCCTGGGAGAAAACCTCGTACCCACGGCTCAAAATCAACACCTTGCCCGTGAAAAAACGAACGACCCATCACCAACGCCTCCCAATCCGCCCCCAGCCAACGAACTTGAGCAGGTCTATTGCCAGCTGTGTTCCCGGCTCGCAGCGCAAAAAGCACCCCTCGCCGCCCTTCTTAAACTCGGCACGCCAACCGCCTACGACTCATCAATCTTCAAAGTAACCTTCCCTCGTGAACACAAAGGCATAATCCTCCAGATAGAAAAACACCAAAAACTGATCGACTCGATACTTTCCGAAATTACCGGGAAACCTACTCGTCTTAACGCCTGTGTCCGGCAGGAAAACAAACCTGACCACTTGAAAGATAAACTCAAAAAACATTTTGGTGAGGTTGAAGAACAGTGA
- the recR gene encoding recombination protein RecR, protein MSQTLEKLITVLSRLPGIGKKSAQRIAFHLLKNPSLSQELEESLTRARQHLRLCSICFNITEDEVCAICADANRNPRTICVVEEPADVLVIEQTGQYRGRYHILGGVISPLDNVPPESLHIKELLARVQKEGITEVIIATNPTTEGEASAIYIAQLLKPLNIQVTRIARGLPVGSDLELADRETIARALEGRQAI, encoded by the coding sequence GTGAGTCAAACCCTGGAAAAACTGATAACTGTTCTTTCCCGCCTCCCCGGTATCGGCAAAAAGTCCGCTCAGCGTATCGCATTCCATCTGCTTAAGAACCCTAGTTTGAGTCAGGAGCTTGAAGAATCACTCACCCGGGCGCGCCAGCACCTCCGGCTCTGCTCCATCTGTTTCAACATCACCGAAGATGAGGTCTGCGCAATATGCGCCGATGCAAACCGGAATCCCAGAACGATATGTGTGGTTGAAGAACCGGCTGATGTGCTGGTCATCGAACAAACCGGACAATACCGGGGTCGTTACCACATCCTTGGCGGTGTGATTTCACCTCTGGACAATGTTCCGCCGGAGAGTCTCCACATCAAAGAGCTACTGGCACGGGTCCAGAAAGAAGGAATTACCGAGGTGATTATCGCCACCAACCCAACAACCGAAGGTGAGGCATCGGCGATTTACATTGCCCAGCTTCTCAAACCTCTAAACATCCAGGTTACACGCATCGCCCGGGGTTTACCGGTTGGCAGCGACCTGGAACTTGCCGACCGTGAGACCATCGCCCGTGCCTTAGAAGGACGCCAAGCAATCTAA
- a CDS encoding radical SAM protein, translating into MLCNACPFECSVDRSVQPGRCRATAEIEVAQAQLHYWEEPPISGTRGSGTIFFTHCNLACKFCQNYDISQEGYGNKVTPQRLEEIIFELHDRGAHNINLVTPTHYSQQLIPILEKVKPRLKIPIVWNSNAYEKVETLRALEGLVDIYLPDFKYFSDELARKYSAAPNYFQFATQAIIEMKRQTGQIIYDDQGIMKKGLIIRHLVLPGQVEDSKKILLWIKENLGTYTPLSLMAQYYPTYRAQELEGMNRRLRPSEYETIRQFFIELGFEQGFCQELSSASGDFTPDFEGRGV; encoded by the coding sequence GTGCTTTGCAACGCTTGCCCTTTTGAATGTTCTGTAGACCGCTCGGTTCAACCCGGACGGTGTCGAGCAACTGCGGAAATTGAAGTCGCCCAAGCGCAACTGCACTATTGGGAAGAACCGCCCATTTCAGGAACCCGGGGTTCCGGAACTATTTTCTTTACCCATTGTAATCTTGCCTGCAAATTCTGCCAGAACTACGACATCTCGCAAGAAGGATACGGTAACAAAGTTACACCTCAACGCTTGGAGGAGATTATTTTCGAACTCCATGACCGTGGTGCCCACAATATAAACCTTGTTACTCCGACCCATTACTCCCAACAACTTATTCCGATTCTTGAAAAGGTAAAACCGAGACTTAAAATCCCTATTGTCTGGAACTCAAATGCTTACGAAAAAGTTGAAACCTTGCGTGCGCTCGAAGGCTTAGTCGACATCTATTTGCCCGATTTCAAATACTTCTCCGATGAACTAGCGCGCAAATACTCCGCTGCCCCGAACTACTTCCAATTTGCCACGCAAGCGATAATCGAAATGAAACGTCAAACCGGGCAAATCATCTACGACGACCAGGGCATTATGAAAAAAGGGCTAATAATCCGTCACCTTGTCTTGCCGGGTCAGGTGGAAGATTCAAAAAAAATACTCCTCTGGATAAAAGAAAACCTTGGCACCTATACGCCACTCAGCCTTATGGCACAGTACTACCCCACCTACCGTGCCCAAGAACTCGAAGGAATGAACCGCCGGCTTCGACCCTCAGAATACGAAACAATCCGTCAGTTCTTTATTGAACTGGGTTTTGAGCAAGGTTTTTGCCAGGAACTTTCCTCCGCCTCGGGCGATTTTACCCCTGATTTTGAGGGACGTGGAGTTTGA
- the purF gene encoding amidophosphoribosyltransferase — protein MCGVLGLFYEKGPVAMDLLEGLLALQHRGQNSAGILTSDITLHLKKGNGLVTQVFNEKNLARLTGSLGIGHTRYPTIGPGSSEDAQPFYVNYPYGIAMAHNGNVTNYFHLREELKKKDRRQLTSFCDLEPILHIFAGELEKTKGTRVKPDDVFRAIQAVFRRTQGAYSVVGLIHRQGLFAFRDAKGIRPLVIARDGRSFAVASESVALDILGFKQFRDIRPGEAIFIDAQHRLHRREIKKGELYTCIFEFVYFARPDSVIDNIEVYEARLRLGEKLAAEVRRRGLKPDMVIAVPDTARPAGVALARMLGLELREGLIKNRYIARTFIMPWQSNRSHSVRQKLNPVRSQIQGKDVLLVDDSIVRGTTSKEIVQMIREAGARKVFLAITAPPLRYPCVYGIDMMTRGEFIAKGRTEEEVCQIIGSDALIYQTYDGLIEAVRGEQSSRHFCTACFKGVYPTGITRKDLKLLEAERTYWMRTAVEKI, from the coding sequence ATGTGCGGCGTATTAGGACTCTTCTATGAAAAGGGCCCGGTTGCGATGGATTTGCTTGAAGGACTCCTTGCCCTCCAGCACCGGGGACAAAATTCTGCTGGCATCCTCACCTCAGACATCACTCTGCATCTGAAAAAAGGCAACGGTCTCGTAACACAAGTATTTAATGAAAAAAACCTTGCCCGTTTAACTGGCTCGCTGGGTATCGGCCATACACGTTACCCGACAATTGGTCCGGGCTCGAGCGAAGATGCACAGCCATTCTATGTCAACTACCCCTATGGCATTGCAATGGCACATAATGGCAATGTTACCAACTATTTTCATCTCCGTGAAGAACTTAAGAAAAAAGACCGCCGACAGTTAACAAGCTTCTGTGACCTCGAACCCATCCTCCATATCTTCGCCGGTGAACTGGAAAAGACGAAGGGGACACGAGTAAAACCCGATGATGTGTTTCGGGCAATTCAGGCGGTTTTCCGCCGCACTCAGGGCGCCTACTCAGTTGTTGGTCTAATCCATCGTCAGGGGCTTTTTGCCTTCCGTGATGCTAAAGGCATCAGACCACTTGTAATTGCCCGGGACGGCCGAAGTTTTGCCGTAGCATCAGAAAGCGTGGCGCTCGATATCCTCGGTTTCAAACAGTTTCGTGACATCCGCCCCGGCGAAGCGATCTTCATCGATGCCCAACACCGATTGCACCGTCGGGAGATAAAAAAGGGTGAACTCTACACCTGCATATTTGAATTTGTTTATTTCGCACGCCCCGATTCTGTAATCGACAATATCGAAGTTTATGAAGCCCGCCTGCGCCTCGGTGAAAAACTCGCCGCTGAAGTTCGACGCCGGGGATTAAAGCCCGATATGGTTATCGCCGTTCCTGATACCGCACGACCGGCTGGCGTCGCCCTTGCCCGGATGCTGGGGCTCGAACTGCGGGAGGGCTTGATTAAAAACCGCTACATCGCCCGCACCTTCATTATGCCCTGGCAGTCCAACCGTTCCCACTCGGTAAGACAGAAGTTGAATCCCGTCCGCTCGCAAATCCAGGGCAAAGATGTCCTTTTGGTTGACGATTCCATTGTCCGCGGCACAACTTCAAAGGAGATTGTCCAGATGATTCGGGAAGCCGGCGCCCGCAAGGTTTTCTTGGCAATTACCGCGCCGCCACTTCGCTACCCGTGTGTGTACGGAATCGATATGATGACTCGTGGTGAATTCATCGCCAAAGGCCGAACCGAAGAAGAAGTCTGTCAAATCATCGGTTCCGATGCACTAATTTATCAGACCTATGACGGGTTGATTGAAGCGGTACGCGGTGAACAGTCCTCCCGCCACTTCTGCACCGCCTGTTTTAAAGGGGTTTATCCAACTGGTATAACCCGCAAAGATTTGAAACTCTTAGAGGCAGAACGAACCTACTGGATGCGAACCGCTGTTGAAAAAATTTGA
- the ftsZ gene encoding cell division protein FtsZ: MIEPVEERNLTRIGVFGVGGAGCNAVNHMCEVKLGGVELYAVNTDLQALSMCLVPNKIQIGAQLTGGLGSGGDPKIGRQAAEESIQTLREHLAGFDMVFIAAGEGGGTGTGAAPVIAQEAKQQGALVVAVVTRPFDFEGKQRQEKARMGIDMLRPHVDTLIVLPNQRILEVYGAQPCFEAFRLADEVLLNAVSGISEIVTTRQLINIDFADVRTVMSERGGAVMSVGIAQGEGRATEAAHRALRSPLIEDVSIESARRVLLNISGDETMTLKEVDEAASIIFHATNGQADIRMGAARLEGMKSALKVTLIATGLNEPLPRFEDVSDLLNNLDESLIRGTGIKRGERTVDPTNLEVPTFIRKQLD, encoded by the coding sequence ATGATTGAACCAGTAGAAGAAAGAAATCTAACCCGGATTGGCGTGTTCGGGGTAGGAGGCGCTGGTTGTAATGCGGTAAATCATATGTGTGAAGTTAAGCTGGGCGGTGTTGAGCTCTACGCAGTAAATACCGACCTGCAGGCTTTGTCGATGTGTCTGGTACCTAATAAGATTCAAATCGGAGCACAGTTGACCGGCGGGTTGGGTTCGGGTGGTGACCCCAAAATTGGGCGTCAGGCAGCAGAGGAGTCGATTCAAACATTACGAGAGCACCTTGCCGGTTTCGACATGGTGTTCATTGCAGCGGGAGAGGGGGGAGGTACTGGCACTGGTGCAGCACCGGTTATCGCGCAGGAGGCAAAGCAACAGGGTGCCCTGGTTGTGGCGGTGGTTACGCGGCCGTTTGATTTTGAAGGTAAACAGCGCCAGGAAAAGGCACGGATGGGGATTGATATGCTACGCCCGCATGTCGACACGCTGATTGTGCTGCCTAATCAGCGAATTTTAGAAGTCTATGGTGCACAACCCTGTTTTGAGGCGTTTCGATTGGCGGACGAGGTTTTGTTAAACGCAGTTAGTGGCATTTCCGAAATCGTTACCACGCGGCAGCTAATCAACATTGATTTCGCTGATGTCCGGACTGTGATGAGCGAACGAGGGGGCGCGGTAATGTCGGTTGGTATTGCGCAGGGTGAAGGGCGTGCTACGGAAGCGGCGCATCGGGCGCTGCGCTCACCGTTGATTGAGGATGTATCGATTGAAAGCGCCCGCCGGGTACTGCTCAATATTTCGGGCGATGAGACTATGACCCTCAAGGAGGTAGATGAAGCGGCGTCAATTATCTTTCACGCGACCAATGGTCAGGCAGATATCAGAATGGGGGCGGCGCGTTTGGAGGGTATGAAGTCGGCGTTAAAGGTGACGCTAATTGCCACTGGACTCAATGAGCCGTTACCAAGGTTTGAAGATGTCAGTGATTTGTTAAATAACTTAGACGAGTCCCTAATTCGCGGGACAGGAATAAAGCGCGGTGAGCGCACAGTTGACCCAACTAATCTGGAGGTGCCGACATTTATTAGAAAACAACTTGACTGA
- the ftsA gene encoding cell division protein FtsA: MSKLKRIAAVDIGSTKICCMIAEVDSVGKIEIKGFGTAPPDGFRLGVVISLDKAIDSVARAMEDAEKMAQCRFRNCQVFTGITGDHIKYLSGLGAVPVSRPTKGIQPRDVEDVIRQAQTIRLPNDEQILHVIPTQFIVDGQKGVRNPLGLFGVRLEVEALLVIGAVTAIENVYRVLERLEIRSRVLVLQSLATSFAVCDEQDKELGVAVIDIGGVMDISIYREGEIRFTKLLPVGAANITKDVAIGLRTSYQEAERVKREKGVAMAAMVERDEALTIEDASGRGPKEVSRRLLASIIEPRVEELLNLADSEVRKSGLGDGLSAGVVLTGGGALLPGIDILAEQICGMPVKIGRPDRINGPREVTQNPAFSTAAGLIKCAVEGRGRQFHQLPPLGLGQRLWDDIKGWFS, encoded by the coding sequence ATGTCAAAGTTGAAGCGAATTGCGGCCGTTGATATTGGTAGTACCAAAATTTGCTGTATGATCGCCGAAGTCGACTCGGTGGGGAAGATTGAAATCAAAGGATTTGGAACGGCACCGCCTGATGGGTTCCGGTTGGGCGTTGTAATCAGTCTTGATAAAGCGATTGATTCTGTTGCTCGGGCAATGGAAGATGCGGAGAAGATGGCACAGTGCCGGTTTCGAAACTGTCAGGTTTTTACCGGCATTACGGGTGACCATATTAAGTACCTGTCCGGTCTGGGTGCGGTACCAGTTAGCCGACCAACAAAGGGAATTCAACCACGAGATGTTGAAGATGTGATTCGGCAGGCACAGACGATTCGGTTGCCGAACGATGAGCAGATTCTTCATGTGATACCGACGCAGTTTATCGTTGATGGCCAGAAAGGGGTTCGTAATCCACTGGGGCTTTTCGGGGTTCGGCTTGAGGTGGAAGCGTTACTTGTGATTGGTGCGGTTACCGCAATTGAAAATGTGTATCGGGTGCTGGAACGCCTGGAGATACGTTCCCGGGTGTTAGTGTTGCAGTCGCTTGCGACTTCATTTGCGGTATGTGATGAGCAGGATAAGGAGCTGGGAGTTGCGGTAATTGACATCGGTGGGGTGATGGACATTTCGATCTATCGTGAGGGCGAGATAAGATTCACCAAATTGCTACCGGTCGGCGCGGCGAACATTACGAAGGATGTTGCAATTGGGCTTCGAACTTCCTACCAGGAAGCGGAGCGGGTAAAACGGGAGAAAGGTGTGGCGATGGCGGCAATGGTGGAACGCGACGAGGCACTGACGATTGAGGATGCTTCGGGCCGAGGTCCCAAAGAGGTTTCCCGCCGATTGCTGGCGTCGATAATTGAACCGCGGGTTGAAGAGTTGCTAAATCTGGCTGATAGTGAAGTGCGAAAGTCCGGACTGGGTGATGGTCTTTCCGCGGGGGTGGTTTTAACTGGGGGCGGTGCGTTGCTCCCTGGAATCGATATTCTTGCAGAGCAAATTTGCGGTATGCCGGTAAAGATTGGAAGGCCGGACCGTATTAACGGACCGCGGGAGGTTACTCAGAATCCTGCTTTCAGTACGGCAGCAGGGTTGATAAAGTGTGCTGTTGAAGGAAGGGGAAGACAGTTTCACCAGTTGCCGCCCCTGGGTCTGGGGCAAAGGCTCTGGGATGATATTAAAGGATGGTTTTCGTGA
- the murB gene encoding UDP-N-acetylmuramate dehydrogenase, which produces MKGWRAELVRLLEGSDAVLKFDEPLAQWTSFRIGGPADVLVVVKNERQLTALRSLVVDYQIKMNVMGQGTNVVVSDQGLRGVVVKLGGDFARIEVIGPDGEGGVLVAAGAGVRLDHIAEFAEEHELKGADFLAGIPGTVGGGLLSNAGAFGRCLGELVVRVRVMDRYGAFRVLEKAELRNEYRSPVMDSSFIAVDTVLRLSTGRSEQSVKAIRESRWHKHPNEPSAGSFFKNPARDTPAGALIERCGLKGVQVGGAKVSEKHANFIVNIGGAKFADVYELAQLIKAVVEEKTGIELDEEVQLLPKFEDGGGGFN; this is translated from the coding sequence GTGAAGGGGTGGCGCGCAGAGTTGGTGCGCTTGTTGGAAGGTAGTGATGCGGTGTTGAAGTTTGATGAACCGCTGGCGCAGTGGACCAGTTTTCGGATTGGTGGACCAGCCGATGTGTTGGTGGTTGTCAAGAATGAAAGACAGTTGACGGCGCTGCGTTCTTTAGTCGTGGATTATCAGATCAAGATGAATGTAATGGGTCAAGGGACCAATGTAGTTGTTTCTGACCAGGGTTTAAGGGGCGTAGTGGTAAAATTGGGGGGAGATTTTGCCCGGATTGAAGTAATTGGACCGGATGGGGAGGGAGGAGTTCTGGTAGCCGCCGGAGCGGGTGTTCGATTAGACCATATTGCCGAATTTGCCGAGGAACACGAGTTGAAAGGAGCGGATTTTCTCGCTGGTATTCCCGGAACCGTAGGTGGTGGACTTTTAAGTAACGCCGGGGCATTTGGTCGTTGTTTGGGTGAACTTGTTGTTAGGGTGAGGGTAATGGATAGGTATGGTGCATTTCGAGTTCTGGAAAAAGCGGAGCTGCGGAATGAGTATCGTAGCCCGGTGATGGACAGTTCATTCATTGCAGTCGATACGGTGTTACGACTGTCAACGGGACGCAGTGAGCAAAGTGTTAAAGCGATTCGGGAGAGCCGCTGGCACAAACATCCCAATGAGCCATCAGCCGGTTCTTTTTTCAAGAACCCAGCTCGTGATACGCCGGCCGGTGCATTAATCGAGCGTTGCGGCTTAAAGGGAGTACAGGTGGGAGGAGCGAAGGTTTCCGAAAAGCACGCCAATTTTATTGTCAATATTGGAGGGGCTAAGTTTGCTGATGTTTATGAATTGGCTCAGTTGATTAAGGCGGTGGTTGAGGAAAAAACCGGAATCGAACTTGATGAGGAGGTTCAGTTGCTGCCGAAATTTGAAGATGGGGGAGGAGGGTTTAATTGA
- a CDS encoding UDP-N-acetylmuramate--L-alanine ligase, with the protein MFGKLKRVHFVGIGGSGMSGIALVLKNLGFEVSGSDLKESEVTNKLREAGITVFIGHDAANCGDAEVVVYSTAVKEDNPELVAALARGVPVIRRAEMLAELMRLKFSIAISGSHGKTTTTSLVTHILTRAGFDPTAVIGGIIMGADAGARLGQSEYLVAEADESDRSFLLLYPSIAVVTNIEPEHLDFYRDLSDLKREFVRFVNRVPFYGSVILGVDSPAVRAIRSRIMRRVVTYAIDNPADFQAKDVQLYRWSSAFSLLYGGKEVGRFSLGMAGRHNVQNALAAIAVGIELGIDFKTIEQALATFSGVHRRLEKRGEVDGIVIYDDYGHHPTEIRVTVETLRHAYPNERILVVFQPHRFTRTKLLAEEFGTSFDSADEVIITGIYPAGESPIPGVDEKLIVDAVKNKSRPGLIVHHISDLSLVPEFLRKRLQRNNVVLTLGAGSITHLAGEILQMLREGTGAADPDDRKEKR; encoded by the coding sequence GTGTTTGGCAAACTAAAACGGGTTCATTTTGTGGGCATTGGTGGAAGTGGAATGTCAGGAATTGCACTGGTCCTGAAGAATTTGGGGTTTGAGGTTTCGGGTTCGGATTTGAAGGAGAGCGAGGTTACAAACAAGTTGCGCGAGGCGGGAATTACAGTCTTTATCGGACACGATGCCGCAAACTGCGGTGATGCCGAAGTGGTGGTTTATTCTACGGCGGTCAAAGAAGATAATCCGGAACTCGTGGCTGCGCTGGCAAGGGGGGTACCGGTGATCAGACGGGCGGAAATGCTGGCGGAGTTGATGCGGTTGAAGTTTTCAATTGCAATTTCTGGTAGTCACGGGAAGACAACGACGACCTCGCTTGTGACTCACATTTTGACACGGGCGGGGTTTGACCCAACGGCAGTGATTGGTGGTATCATAATGGGAGCCGACGCCGGAGCGCGTCTCGGACAGTCGGAGTACCTGGTTGCGGAGGCAGATGAGAGTGACCGGTCGTTTCTCCTCCTTTATCCTTCAATTGCCGTTGTTACCAACATTGAACCAGAACACCTTGATTTCTATCGCGACCTGTCAGATTTGAAACGGGAATTTGTTCGATTTGTTAATCGCGTCCCATTTTACGGCAGTGTAATTCTTGGGGTTGATTCGCCAGCGGTGCGGGCAATTCGTTCTCGAATAATGCGACGAGTGGTGACCTATGCAATTGATAATCCGGCTGATTTTCAGGCAAAAGATGTCCAGCTTTATCGCTGGAGTTCGGCATTTTCTCTGCTTTATGGGGGTAAAGAGGTGGGCCGGTTCAGTCTGGGAATGGCAGGAAGGCATAATGTTCAGAATGCGTTAGCCGCGATTGCTGTTGGTATAGAGCTGGGGATTGATTTTAAGACAATCGAGCAGGCACTGGCAACATTTTCTGGGGTACATCGGAGGCTGGAAAAACGGGGGGAAGTGGATGGAATTGTTATTTATGATGACTACGGTCACCATCCAACTGAAATCAGGGTAACGGTAGAAACACTGCGCCACGCCTATCCTAACGAACGAATACTGGTGGTATTTCAACCCCATCGTTTCACGCGCACGAAACTGCTGGCTGAGGAGTTTGGAACAAGTTTTGACAGCGCCGATGAGGTGATTATCACGGGAATTTATCCGGCAGGGGAGTCACCAATTCCTGGAGTGGATGAAAAGTTGATAGTTGATGCGGTGAAAAACAAGAGCCGTCCCGGGTTAATTGTCCATCATATTTCTGACCTAAGTTTGGTCCCAGAATTTCTTCGAAAGCGGTTGCAGCGCAACAATGTCGTACTGACATTAGGAGCAGGCAGCATTACGCACCTGGCAGGAGAGATATTACAGATGTTAAGAGAGGGAACCGGTGCGGCGGACCCCGACGATAGAAAGGAGAAAAGGTGA